The Aeromicrobium yanjiei DNA segment CGATGGACAGCCCCGAGACGATTCGGATGCTCGCGGTGCCGAGGTCCCCGATGCCGATGCTGCGGGAGTTGGCGCTGGCGGTCTCCTGCAGGACGTTGACGATGATGACGGCCAGGCCGAACGTCACGAGCAGGGGCGCGAGCTCGCCGCGGGACAGGGCAGCGTTGAGCAGCCCGCGCTGCAGCGCGTACCCGACACCGGCCGCGACGGCCACGGCCAGCACGAGGGCCAGGACGAGCGGGACGCCGAGGCTGTCCACCAGGAACAGCACGACGTACGCCGCGGCGACCGCCAGGGCCCCGTGCGCCAGGTTGACGATGCGCATGACGCCGAAGATGAGCGACAGGCCGCACGCGAGCAGGGTGTACTGCCCGCCGAGCAGGAGCCCCTGGACGAGGGCGTTGATCCAGTCCATCAGCGGGCCTCCAGACCGAAGTAGGCCGCTGCCACGTCGTCGCGGGTGACCGTGGCGGCCGGAGCCTCGAGCACCGTCCGCCCCTCGAGGAGGCACTGGACGTGATCCGCGACGGCGAGCGCCTGCGAGACGTCCTGCTCGACGAGCAGGACCGTCGTGCCGCGTGAGCTGATGACCGGCAGGGCCTGGTAGATGTCCTTGACGACGACGGGCGCCAGGCCGAGGGACACCTCGTCGAGCAGCAGCAGGCGCGGATTCGCCATGAGGGCACGGCCGATCGCGGTGGCCTGCTGCTCCCCGCCGGACAGGTGGGTGCCGATGCGGCCCCGGCGCTCCGCGAGCAGCGGGAACGCCTCGAACACCGAGGTGAGGTTCCAGGGGCCGGGTCGCCGGCTGTAGCCGCCGACCTGCAGGTTCTCCTCCACGGTGAGCGACTTGAAGATGCGGCGGCCCTCCGGGACGAGGGAGATCCCCGCGGCGACCCGCTCGTGGGGCGCCGTGCCGGCCAGGTCGTGCCCGCCGAAGCGGACGGCTCCTGCCGATGCGCCGAGCAGTCCGGACACCGCCTTCAGGAGCGTCGACTTCCCCGCTCCGTTGGCGCCCATCATGGCCAGCGTCTCGCCCTCGTCCAGGGTCAGGGAGATGCCGTGGATCGCCTGGAAGTCGCCGTAGTGGACGTCCACCGACTCCAGGTCGAGCAGCGCGGTCATCGGGTCTCGTCCTCCGGCTCGGGGATGCTGCCGAGGTACACCTCGGTCACCTCCGGGCTGCGCATCACGGCGTGCGGGTCGCCGGTCGCGACGACATCCCCCATGGCCAGGCACATGAGCCGGTCCACCACCTGCAGGAGCGCGTGCACGATGTGCTCGATCCAGATGATCGCCATGCCGGAGTCGCGCAGCCGGGCGATGACCTCGATCAGCTCGGGGAGCTCGCGGTCGGTCAGGCCGCCCGCGATCTCGTCGAGCAGCAGCAGCCGGGGCGAGGTCGCGAGGGCACGGGCCAGCTCGAGCCGTTTGCGGTCCAGGAGCCGAAGACTCCCCGCCTGGACGTTCTCGACGTGCGCCAGGCCTGCGGTCGCGATGGCCTCGTGGGCGCGCTCGTACGCGGCACCGCGCCGGCTCTGGCCCGCGAAGGTGGCGCCGACCAGCACGTTCTCGAACACGGTCAGCCCGCCGAAGGGACGCGGGATCTGGTGCGTGCGGGCGATGCCGCGCCGGCCGCGCGCCGCCGCGTCCAGCGAGGTCACGTCGTGCCCGTCGAGGATGATGCTCCCGGCGTCCGGGCGCTGACCGCCGTTCACGAGGTCGAGGAGCGTGGACTTGCCCGCACCGTTCGGGCCGACCACCCCCAGCACCTCCCCCGCGCTGACGTGGAAGGAGACGCTGTTGGCGGTCGTGACCCGACCGAACCTCTTGGCCAGGCCCTCGGCCCTCATGAGCGGAGCGGTCCCCGCGGAGGTGCTCACGGGAGCGGCTCGGCCTTGCCGCCCAGCGGGACCTCGGGGGCGAGCTTGTTGGACACGACCACCAGGTCGTACGGGTGATCCGTGCCCGGCCGCCACTGGCCGCCCGCGAGCGGCGTCTTGGCGACGTACGGCGGGATGCCCGAGTCCTTGCCCCAGGTGACCTCACCGACGACGGTCGGCACCGACAGGGACTTCATGGCCCCGATGATCGCGTCGGAGTCGGTCGAGCCGGCCTCCTTCACCGCGGCTGCGGTCACCTCGAACAGTGCGTGGGCGAAGCCGAGGGGCTGGGTCCACTGCTGTCCGGTCTTCTTCTCGTACGCGTCCGCGAGCTCCTTGGCGCTCTGGCCGGTCAGCGAGCTCTTGTACGGCGCGGTCGGGGTCCACCAGACCTCGCTGGACAGGTTCGTCGCGATGTCGCCGAGCGCCTCGACCGAGGACGGGAACAGCAGCGCCTTGCCGATGGTCGCGACCTTCGGCTCGTAGCCCTGCTGCTTGGCCTGCTTCCAGAACGTCGTGAAGTCCGGCGGGATCGGGACGCCGAGCAGGATGTCGCTGCCCTTGAACGCGGAGATCTGGGCCGAGAAGTCCTTCGTGCCGTTCGCGTAGTTGCCGGGGTCCTTGATCGTGACGCCGGAGTCCTTGGTGAGCGCCGGGAAGTTCGCGCCCCAGGCCTGACCGTCCGGATCGTTGGGGAACATGCCGCC contains these protein-coding regions:
- a CDS encoding ABC transporter ATP-binding protein; its protein translation is MTALLDLESVDVHYGDFQAIHGISLTLDEGETLAMMGANGAGKSTLLKAVSGLLGASAGAVRFGGHDLAGTAPHERVAAGISLVPEGRRIFKSLTVEENLQVGGYSRRPGPWNLTSVFEAFPLLAERRGRIGTHLSGGEQQATAIGRALMANPRLLLLDEVSLGLAPVVVKDIYQALPVISSRGTTVLLVEQDVSQALAVADHVQCLLEGRTVLEAPAATVTRDDVAAAYFGLEAR
- a CDS encoding ABC transporter ATP-binding protein; amino-acid sequence: MSTSAGTAPLMRAEGLAKRFGRVTTANSVSFHVSAGEVLGVVGPNGAGKSTLLDLVNGGQRPDAGSIILDGHDVTSLDAAARGRRGIARTHQIPRPFGGLTVFENVLVGATFAGQSRRGAAYERAHEAIATAGLAHVENVQAGSLRLLDRKRLELARALATSPRLLLLDEIAGGLTDRELPELIEVIARLRDSGMAIIWIEHIVHALLQVVDRLMCLAMGDVVATGDPHAVMRSPEVTEVYLGSIPEPEDETR
- a CDS encoding ABC transporter substrate-binding protein, producing the protein MRISRTLVPAAAAVMAVSLSACSGSVGGGDAESDKTLKIGFVSTTTGASAPFGEANTFVVDEMKSYFKENPLKVGGDTYDVEIVVRDAQSDSTRAGEVASQLINSDDVDVVIASSTPDIVNPVSEQCEANSVPCITTVAPWQPFAIRSGDKPADLKYSYHFFWGLEDVAAVYSDIWSQVDNNGKAGGMFPNDPDGQAWGANFPALTKDSGVTIKDPGNYANGTKDFSAQISAFKGSDILLGVPIPPDFTTFWKQAKQQGYEPKVATIGKALLFPSSVEALGDIATNLSSEVWWTPTAPYKSSLTGQSAKELADAYEKKTGQQWTQPLGFAHALFEVTAAAVKEAGSTDSDAIIGAMKSLSVPTVVGEVTWGKDSGIPPYVAKTPLAGGQWRPGTDHPYDLVVVSNKLAPEVPLGGKAEPLP